One Qipengyuania aurantiaca genomic region harbors:
- the trmD gene encoding tRNA (guanosine(37)-N1)-methyltransferase TrmD, protein MTFAATILTLYPEMFPGPLGVSLAGKALERGDWSCETVQIRDFATDKHRTVDDTPAGGGAGMVLKADVLGRALESLQTPPLLQGRGRSAAGPDGVGDAGNALPARHHPQTPSSKEEGAVIRPILAMTPRGKPITQARIREIAAGPGVAILCGRFEGFDERIFDHYPQIEQVSLADIVLSGGETAAIAILDACIRLLPGVMGAPDSGVEESYENGLIEYPQYTRPQEWEGRTIPEVLRSGDHAKIAAWRKARSEEDTRLRRPDLWDRYSGDRDQSASDARQKK, encoded by the coding sequence ATGACCTTCGCCGCCACCATCCTCACCCTCTATCCCGAGATGTTTCCCGGGCCGCTGGGCGTGTCGCTTGCGGGCAAGGCGCTCGAGCGGGGGGACTGGTCGTGCGAGACGGTCCAGATCCGCGATTTCGCTACCGACAAGCATCGCACGGTCGACGATACGCCTGCTGGTGGCGGAGCGGGCATGGTGCTGAAGGCTGATGTGCTGGGGCGGGCTTTGGAAAGTTTGCAAACGCCCCCTCTCCTTCAGGGGAGGGGGAGGAGCGCCGCAGGCCCGGATGGGGTGGGGGATGCCGGGAATGCCCTGCCAGCCCGCCACCACCCCCAAACCCCCTCCTCTAAAGAAGAGGGGGCCGTTATTCGCCCCATCCTCGCCATGACGCCGCGCGGGAAACCTATCACGCAGGCGCGTATTCGCGAGATTGCGGCAGGCCCCGGCGTCGCTATCCTTTGCGGGCGCTTCGAAGGCTTCGACGAGCGGATATTCGACCATTATCCGCAGATAGAACAGGTCAGCCTTGCCGATATCGTCCTGTCGGGTGGAGAGACCGCCGCCATCGCGATTCTCGACGCTTGCATTCGGCTGCTTCCCGGAGTAATGGGCGCGCCCGATAGCGGAGTCGAGGAGTCCTACGAGAACGGGCTCATCGAATATCCGCAATACACCCGACCTCAGGAATGGGAAGGGCGCACGATCCCTGAAGTGCTGCGATCGGGGGATCATGCGAAGATCGCTGCTTGGCGCAAGGCAAGGAGCGAGGAAGACACACGGTTACGCAGGCCGGACCTTTGGGATCGCTACAGTGGCGATCGGGACCAGTCTGCCTCTGATGCGCGGCAAAAGAAGTAG
- the rplS gene encoding 50S ribosomal protein L19: MNLIQQLEAEAIENLGKDIPEFRAGDTVRVGVKVVEGTRERVQNFEGVVIARSNRGMGSNFTVRKLSFGEGVERVFPLYSPIVDSITVVRRGIVRRAKLYYLRGRTGKRARIAERRDNAPKA, translated from the coding sequence ATGAACCTGATCCAGCAGCTCGAAGCCGAAGCTATTGAAAACCTCGGCAAGGACATTCCCGAATTCCGCGCAGGCGACACCGTCCGCGTCGGCGTGAAGGTTGTCGAAGGCACCCGCGAGCGTGTCCAGAATTTCGAAGGCGTTGTCATTGCCCGCTCGAACCGCGGCATGGGCAGCAACTTCACCGTCCGCAAGCTTTCGTTCGGTGAAGGCGTGGAACGCGTGTTCCCGCTGTATTCGCCGATCGTCGACAGCATCACCGTGGTTCGCCGCGGTATCGTGCGTCGTGCGAAGCTTTACTACCTGCGCGGCCGCACCGGCAAGCGCGCGCGTATCGCGGAACGCCGCGACAACGCGCCCAAGGCGTAA